Below is a window of Candidatus Omnitrophota bacterium DNA.
GCATAGCTTCGCGCATCTCAGGCCGTTTGAAATGCGGCCTCACCGCCGACTGCACGGGGCTGGATATAGATTCAAACGGTTTTCTCGTGCAGACCCGGCCCGCCTTCGGCGGAAACATTATGGCGGAAATACTCTCGGGAAACACAAGGCCTCAGATGGCCACCGTCAGGCACAAAGTTTTCAAGCCCTTGGCGGCCGACGCTGAGAAAAAGGGAGAAGTGATAGATTTCCCTCTGCCGGGCGGTATAGAACTGAATATGAGCATAAAGGATTTTGTTAAAGATATGACCCAGCATGTTAACATCGCCGACGCGGATATAATAGTGTCAGGCGGACGCGGGCTCGGTTCTCAGGAAGGTTTTAAGGCGATAGAGGCATTGGCCGAAACGCTCGGCGGGGCAGTGGGCGCATCGCGCGGTGCCGTTGACGCGGGCTGGATACCTTATTCCCATCAGGTGGGCCAGACCGGCCGCACGGTTTGTCCGAAGCTTTACATAGCCTGCGGCATTTCCGGAGCCATACAGCATCTTGTGGGAATGCAGTCATCCGATGTGATAGTGGCGATCAACAAAGACCCCAACGCCTCCATATTCCAGGTGGCTGATTACGGCATTGTGGGCGATCTATTTCAGGTGCTGCCGGCGCTGGTCAGAGAAATAGAGCAGTCGAGAAAATAGTGGCTGCCATTCTTAGAATTCTCCTTCTCAGTTTTGTTTTGCTCCAGGCCTGTTCCACGGCCAGGTACTCCGGCGCGAAATTCGATATTATTTACGTGGCGCATTATCACGATTCCGCCGAAAGATTCTACAATTCCGCCGATTATTCACAGTCAGCCACTCTCTGCGATTACGCTCTTAAAGCGCTGCTTTCGGCAGACAGGACTTTGCTGAAATCGGAAGAACTTGACTATTACGACAAGCTGATGGATTCGATATGCCGGTTGAGATTAAAGACCGCCCAAAAACTTTACCCGGAGAAACCGGATTCTGATTTTCCGCTTGTTTTCAATGACCGCGTCGAGAAATGGATTGTATACTACACGGGCGGCGGGAAAGGTTATTTTGAAAAATGGCTTGCGCGAAGCGGAAATTATGTGCACATGTTCAGGGAAATACTCAGATCCGAGAACATGCCTGAAGAGCTTGCCGGCGTGCCTATAATAGAAAGCGGCGTTTATCCCTTTGCCGTTTCAAAAGCCAACGCCGTAGGTTTGTGGCAGTTCATACAGCCCACGGGAAAAATATTCGGACTGGAGAGGAATCACTGGTATGACGAGAGGCGCGACCCCGTGAAATCAACGAAGGCCGCCGCCAAAATGCTGAAAGAGCTGCACGAGAAGTACGGTGACTGGTATCTGGCTCTCGCCGCTTATAATTGCGGCCAGGGCAGGGTGAACGCGGCGATAAAAAAACAGGGCACAAACAATTTTTGGGATTTATATCTTCCGAAGGAAACTGAAGATTATGTGCCGAAGATCATTGCGGCTGTGATGATATTGAAAGACCCTCTGATTTTCGGCTTTTCCGATGATTCGGACGACAAAGTCAAGTATGAAACGGTTGAAGTTTTCGGGCCCGTGGACCTGAAACTCGCCGCGAAGTGCGCCGGATGCGATCAGAAAGATCTCGTCGCGCTTAATCCCGAGCTTTCAAGGCAGTGCACACCGCCGGACATGATTCCTTATTCCCTGAAATTGCCCGTCGGCAAATCAGCGGCTTTTGTTAAAAAATTCTCACGGATGGACGATAAGCACAAATATCTTTCTAAAAAAGAACTGAGCGCGAGAGAACACAAAAGCGTTGTTTACAAGGTGCGGCACGGCGATAACCTCTCTACAATAGCCAGAAAGTATAAGGTGTCCGTCAGAAAAATCAAAGAATGGAACCGTATTGCCCGGGGCGATCTCATTTATCCCGGCCAGCAACTCAAAATATACCGTTGATATACGTAGAACCCGAAGGTTTTCAGTCAAACTGCTACATTCTTAACAGGGGCGATCTGGCTTTTGTGATAGATCCCGGCGTGGAAGCGGAAAGAATAATCAGAATTCTGGATGAACATAGAATAAACAAAATATCCATAATACTGACGCATTCACATGCGGATCACTGGGCGGGCGCGCCGGAGCTGATCAAAAAAACCGGATGTAAGATATATATGGGCAGCGCGGCGAAAGATGTGTGCTACCGCTCCGAGGTGAATCTTGCCGGCATGTCCGGCCTGGAATTCCCGGAGGTTCGCGGATGGCTCCCCGACGGCGAGACGCTGTCGGAAGGCGGTATGGATCTGAAGATAATTTTTACCCCCGGCCACACAAGTTGCGGCATATCTCTTGAAACTGAAGAGGGGCTGTTTACAGGGGATAGCGTTTTCGCCCGCGGCTGCGGAAGAACGGATCTTCCGACGGGAGATCACAAAACTCTTATGAGCTCTATACGCGAGAAGATCCTTGTTTACCCTCCTTCAACAAAACTTTTCCCCGGTCACGGGCCGTTCACAAGCGTTGAAGCCGAGAAAAATCTCTATGTATGATAAGCTGCCGCTTTGAGACGCTGCTTCCCGGTGGCGGAGAAGGGAAATCATATTATTTCAGGGATCCCGAAAGCGTTCTTGAGCTGAAAGACCCGTCCAAAGCGGAAGATTTTTTTAAATTTCTCGAAAAGCTCGCGGAAAAATATTATGTCGCGGGTTTTATAAGCTATGAACTCGGTTACGCTCTTGAAAAATGTTTCGGAAAAATGAAGTCTTCGTCTTTTCCTCTCGCACTTTTCGGCGTTTATAAAAAAGCCCGGATCCGCGATGTTTTGTCCCCTTCGGCCGGAGGGAATTACAGAATAAAAAATTTAAAGCTGAATATCTCAAAAGACGACTATCTATCGTCGGTAAAAAAAATTAAAAAACACATATGTGCGGGTGATATCTACCAGGCGGATTACACGCTGAAATATAAATTTTCCTTTGAAGGTGACGCTAGCTATTTTTATGAGGACCTGAAAAGAAAACAGCGAGCGCCTTATGCCGCTCATCTTGATTTCGGGAGCATAAAAATACTGTCGCTTTCGCCGGAACTTTTTTTCTCAAAAAATGGCAGGAGCATAAGGGTGAAGCCCATGAAAGGCACCGCGCGCAGGGGAGTTGATAATGAGTCAGACAGTTCTCAGGCGGATTTTCTTTTCCGCGATGAGAAGAACAGGAGCGAGAATCTGATGATAACCGACCTTCTGAGAAATGATCTTGGACGCATCGCCTGTGCCGGCACGGTGAAGACGGAAAAAATGTTTAAGGTGGAAAAATATGACACGCTTTTTCAAATGACATCAAGCGTAAAAGCCAGGATCCGGTCCGGCGTGGATTTTTACGGTATAATCAAGAACATTTTCCCCTCGGGCTCGGTGACGGGCGCTCCCAAAATACGTAGCATGGAGATTTTAAGGGACATTGAGGCGGAAAAAAGAAATGTCTATACGGGCGCCGTGGGATTTCTTTCGCCCGGGGGCCGGGCGGATTTTAATGTGCCGATCAGAACCGTTCTTCTGAGAGGCGCCAGGGGTGAGATGGGCGTCGGGAGCGGCATTGTTTACGACTCCAAGCCAGGGGAAGAATACGCCGAATGTGTCCTCAAAGCGAAGTTTCTGACCGATGGCCATAAGGAATTCTGTCTCATAGAAACGATGCTTTTTGACGATGAGCTGAAAAATCTCCCAGCTCATTTATCCCGCTTGAGAAGTTCCGCCGGTTACTTCGGTTTTTGTTTTGATGAGCGCAAAATCCGATCGGCTTTATCGCGTAAAACGCGTACGCTATCCCGCGGGCGCTGGAAAATAAGAGCGCTGCTTGCCGCTGACGGGAATTTGTCTCTGAGCTCCTCAAAAGCGGTTGAGGCCGCCGGAGCGCTGAAACTTGCTTTTTCTTCAAAAACGGTAGATTCATCGGACAGATTTCTTTATCACAAAACAAGCCAGAGGGCTCTTTTTGACGCGGAGCTTGAAAAGTCGAGGGAAAAAGGTTTTTTTGACGCTGTTTTTGTCAACGAAAAAGGCCTCCTCACCCAGGGCGCCGTCACAAATATATACGCCGAAAAGAGGGGAGTGATATACACTCCTCCCGTCTCCTGCGGGCTCCTGAAAGGCACAATAAGGCAGAGCCTTCTAACGCTCGGGAAAGTCAGGGAAAAGAATATGACACCCGCCGATCTCCGCAAGGCCGATGCCGTATATGTTTCCAACGCTGTTATCGGTTTCAGAAAAGCGCAGCTTTTGTCTAATGTCAAGACCTGACCCCATTTGAATAATGTTTTACAATGTGCTAATATTCCCTAATATTCCGGTTGGATAAAAAGAAACGGAGGTTTTAAAATGGCAAAGATTTATTATGACAAAGATGCAAGTTTGTCGGCGTTAAAGGGTAAAACCGTGGCTGTCATAGGTTACGGTTCTCAGGGGCACGCGCAGGCGCAGAATCTCAGGGATTCGGGCGTTAACGTCATCGTCGCTGACCTGCCCGGCTCCGACAATTTTGAACAGGCTAAGAAAGACGGCTTCAAGCCCGTTACCTGTGCGGAAGCGGTCAAAAAAGCTTTCTGGGTGCAGATGCTCGTTCCCGACGAGCTCCAGTCGATAATTTATAAAAACGATGTTGAGCCCAATTTGAAAAAGGGCATGGTGCTGGGTTTTTCCCACGGATTCAACATCCGCTTCGGCCAGATAAAGCCGCCGAAAACGATTGATGTTGTGATGGTCGCCCCGAAAGGGCCCGGCCATCTTGTCAGGGATGTGTATGCCGCCGGCGGCGGCGTGCCGAATCTCATAGCCGTTCATCAGAACGCGTCCAAAAAAGCCAAACAGCTGGCGCTGGCCTATTCAAAAGGCATAGGCGGCACCCGGGCCGGTACACTGGAGACGACTTTTTCGGAAGAGACGGAAACGGATCTTTTCGGAGAGCAGGTTGTTCTCTGCGGCGGCGTTGTGGAGTTGGTCAAGGCCGGCTTTGAGAAGCTCGTTGAGGCGGGTTACCAGCCGGAGATCGCCTATTTTGAATGTTTCCACGAGCTCAAGCTCATCGTCGATCTTATGCACACGAAAGGCATAGGCTGGATGAACTATTCCATCTCTGACACCGCCGAATACGGCGAATATTCAAGAGGCCCGAGGATAATAACTGACGAGACGAAGAAGGAAATGAAAAAGATCCTCAGGGAAATCGTCTCCGGCGAATTCGCGAAAGAATGGCTGCTTGAAAACAGAGTCGGCCGTCCCGTGTTCAATCAGGCGAGAAAGGAAAGCTTTGAGCTTAAGATAGAGGAAGTGGGCGGCAAACTCCGAAAGATGATGCGCTGGCTGAAAAAATAGATCCGGATGCGGGTTTCAAAAGAAGTCATACCGGTGCTGCTGCCGCTGGTCGCCGTTTTCGCGGCCCTGTTTGTGCCTCTGTTTCTGCCGGTGAAAAAGGAGCTGCTGTCAAGTTGGAACTTTTACGCGGCGGCGCTTGTTTTTTCCGTCGCTTTGTGGACGCTGTGGTTTTTCAGGGATCCCGATATAAAAGTGAATGCGTCAGACGCGCACATCCTCTCTCCGGCTTCCGGACGCGTGATGTCCATCGAGGAAACGGACCGGGGTACGAAAGTTGTGCGGATTTTTATGAATGTGTGCAGTTACCACATCCAGCGCGCGCCTTACGGCGGCACGGTCAGGAAGATAACTTATACGCACGGAAGTTTCATCAATGCCGCCAAAAGCGACGCGCACATCAAAAACGAGAGAAACGAGGTGCTGTTTGACACTCCGCGCGGCGTCATAGCCGTCACGCAGATCGTCGGTTCCATAGCCCGGCGGATACTCTGCTGGAAAAAAGAGGGTGATACGGTCTCGCAGGGCGAAAAGTTCGGCATGATAAAGTTCGGCTCCCAGGTGGATTGCGAATTTCCGGGATCCTGCCAGGTGCTTGTGAAAGAAGGAGACGGACTTGACTGCGCCCGTTCGGTGATAGCGAAATGGAGATGAAAAGATTCAGGACGGGGATATATCTTCCCAGCGTTTTCACGGCGATCAATATTGGCTGCGGTTTTATGTCTGTTCTCTTCGCCCTTCAGGATAAATATTCTCTGGCCGCCTGGCTCATCGTTATAGGATGGGCGATGGATTCCATGGACGGTTATTTGGCCCGCATGACAAACACCGACTCCAAATTCGGTATGGAATTTGACAGCATAGCGGATATGGCGTCTTTCGGCATGGCCCCGGCTCTGCTTGTGTGGATATACTACCTCAAGGATTTTCGCCTCGGATGGGCTGTCTGCCTTTTGTTTGTTCTGACCGTGGCGATCAGGCTGGCCCGCTACAACACTTCCGCTTCCTCTGAAGAGAAATCGCCTTATTTTGAGGGCCTTCCGTCGCCGGCGGCCGCGGGAATACTGGCTGCTTTTGTCCTGCTGATGGAAATATACAAGGCGGATTCCCCCAAACGGAGTTTCAGGTTTCTTGTTGAAAGAGCGCCGCTTTTCGCTCACATCCTGCCGTTTATAATAATACTTATCTCATTCCTGATGCTGACAAAATTGAGATACCCCCACGGGAGCAGATTCAAACTCACGGGTATGCTGCCTATGAGGGTTTTCATAATAACGATCGTGTGGCTGGTGCTTTTCGTGATGTATCCGGAAAGCGTTATATCGCTGATGCTCATAGCCTATCTGCTCTACGGATTGCTGGATATTGTCATCAGGACAATCAGGATGAGGAAGGAAAGAGACTGATGTCCGGAAAAATAATCATATTTGACACGACTCTGCGCGACGGAGAGCAGTCACCGGGCGCATCGCTTACGAGTGACCAGAAACTCATAATAGCGCGCGAGCTCGAGAAGATGAAAGTGGACGTTATAGAGGCGGGTTTTGCCATATCCTCACCCGACGATTATAAGAGCATAGAAAGGATTTCATCCGTTTTGAAGAATGTGACGGTGTGTTCGCTCGCGCGGGCCGTTGAAAAAGATATTGCCGCCGCCGCAGGCGCCCTTTCCAGCGCCCGGCATAAACGCATACACACTTTTATTGCCACCTCTCCCGTGCACATGAAATACAAGCTCAGGATGTCAAAGGCCGAGGTTGTATCCCACGCCGTGGGAGCGGTAAAACTGGCGCGCGGATATTGCGACGAAGTGGAATTCTCCTGCGAGGACGCCACCAGGAGTGATAAAAAATTCCTCCGCGAAATAATTGAAAAAGTCATATCCGCCGGAGCCGGTATAATAAACATTCCCGATACCGTCGGTTATGCCTATCCGGAAGAGATGGGAAAACTCATAAGTTATCTTCTGGCCAATGTGAAGAATTCGCACAAAGCCGTTTTTTCGGTGCACTGCCACAATGACCTGGGACTGGGCACGGCAAATTCCCTTGCGGCGGTTATCGCCGGAGCCGGTCAGGTGGAATGCACGATCAACGGCCTGGGAGAGCGCGCCGGGAACGCGGCCCTGGAAGAAATAGTCATGGCCCTGAAAGTGCGTTTCCCGAAAATAAAAACCGGCGTTGACACTCACGCTATAGCGCGCGTGTCGGGGATGGTCTCGCACATGACCGGCATCGCCGTGCAGCCGAATAAAGCCGTCGTCGGATCCAACGCTTTCGCCCATGAGGCCGGCATCCATCAGGACGGTGTGCTCAAAAAAGCCCAGACATACGAGATAATGAAGCCGGAAGATGTGGGGATATCGGGTTCGCGGCTCGTTCTCGGAAAGCATTCCGGCCGCGCGGCTCTGGATAAAAAGCTGAAAGATCTCGGTTTTCAGGTCGGAAAAGACAAACTGGATGAGATATTTGTCGAGTTTAAAAAACTGGCTGACAAAAAGAAAAAGGTTTATGACGAAGATATAATAGCGCTCATAGAAAAGGACATGGGCAGAAGAGACGGCTTTGAGCTGAAAAATTTTGAGGTGCACACCACACCGTCCGGCTCAAAGGGAAAGGTGACGCTCAAAAAAGGCGGAAAGATATTCAGGGGCGAGGCCTCCGGCGACGGGCCCGTTGACAGCGTGCTCAAGGCGGTGGAGGCGGTCAGCGGCAGGAAGGGGAAACTCACTGATTATCATGTGAAGTCCATTACTGTCGGAAAAGACGCGCAGGGCGAGGTGCGGCTCAGGGCGGCTTTCGGAAAAAAAGTGTTCGCGGGCGTCTCATCATCCACGGATATAATAGAGGCCTCCATACTGGCATACCTTTCCGCTCTCAACAAACTTGAATTGCGGAATATCAAAGGATGATCTATGAATTACGTTGAAAATATTCTATCTCACGCCTCGGGAAGAAAAAGTGTTTCCGCGGGGGAATATATAGAGGCCCGCTGCGACACGGTTCTGATGAACGATGTGACGGGGCCCTTGGCGGTGAAAGAATTCCTCAAAAGAGGAAAGAAGATAAAGAACCCCGGGTCGGTGGTGATCGTCTGTGATCACTTCACGCCCAATAAAGACATCCAATCCGCTGAAAATGTGAAATTCCTGAGGGATTTTGCTAAAAAGCAGAAGATAAAGTTTTTTGAGATCGGCGACGGCGGCGTCGAGCATGTCATTCTGCCGGAGAAAGGAATCGTCAAGCCCGGCGACGTTGTCATAGGCGCGGATTCTCACACCTGCACATACGGGGCGCTGGGCGCTTTTTCCACAGGCGTCGGTTCCACCGATGCGGCTTTCGCCATGCTCACCGGAAAGATCTGGTTTATGGTGCCGGAGGTCATGGAATTTGTTTACAGCGGCAAAAAAGGAAAATTCATAACAGGCAAGGATCTTATTCTCCTGACCATCGGGAAGGTAGGCGTCTTCGGCGCGAATTACAAAGCCATGAAATTCGCGGGGCCTGTCATACGCGCTCTTTCAATGGATGAGAGATTCACCATGTGCAACATGGCCATTGAGGCCGGCGGAAAAGCCGGTTTTGTCGTGCCGGATAAAAAAACCGCGGAGTATATCAAGGGGCGTCCGGGTAAGAAGGCCAGGGTTTTCGCCGACGGAGCTTCGGCTCAGATACTCAAAATGGATATAAGCTCCGTTAAGCCTCTTGTCGCCGCGCCGCATCTTCCCGATAAAGTGGGGCCCGCCGAGAAAATGAATAAAGTAAAAATAGACCAGGCCGTCATAGGTTCCTGCACAAACGGCAGGATAAGCGATTTCGCGCAGGCGGCGAAGATAATGAAAGGCAGGAAGATAAGCGCCGGACTGCGCTGTATAATCCTTCCCGGCAGTCAGCAAGTCTATGCCGAGGCCTTGAAGAAAGGTTACATAGAGACATTCCTGAAAGCGGGTTGCGTTATCGCGCCGCCCACCTGCGGGCCGTGCCTGGGCGGCCACATGGGGATACTCGCTGGCGGAGAAACGGCGATATCCACGACCAACAGGAATTTTGTCGGCAGGATGGGGGCCATCAGCTCCCGTGTGTATCTTGCCTCACCCTACACGGCGGCCGCCTCGGCGCTCAGGGGGCGTATAATATCGCCGGAACAGCTTTAGGGATTTAAAACGGAGAGAAAATGAAAAATATAATAAAAGGCCGCGCTTATGTCGTCGGGGATTCTGTGGACACGGATGTGATAATACCGGCGAGGTTTCTCACGACTGATAACGCGGATGAACTGGCCGCGCACTGCATGGAAGACCTGGATAAAGATTTCAGCAAAAAGGTGAAGACGGGCGATATCATCGTCGCCGGAGACAACTTCGGCTGCGGCTCCTCGCGCGAACACGCGCCCATAGCCATAAAGGCATCTGGCATCTCGGCCGTCATAGCAAAATCGTTCGCGAGGATTTTTTTCCGCAACTGCATAAACATAGGCCTCATGGTTTTTGTCTGTGACATGAAAAAAGACACCCGCCCGGGCGATGAGATAACGGTTGACATGCAGAAGGGCGAGATCGCCAACGCCCGCACGAAAAAGATTTATCAGGTGAAGCCCGTTCCGGAATTCATAAAGAAAATAGTGTCGTCCGGCGGCCTTCTGAATTATGCCGTTCAAAGGAGAAAATGAGATGAAAAAGCACAAGATAGCGGTTATAGGCGGAGACGGAACAGGGCCGGAAGTCGTCGCGGAAGGGCTGAAAGTCCTTAAAGCGGCCTCAAAAAAGTTCGGCTTTGAGTATGAGACGACAATGCTGGACTGGGGCGGCGAGAGATACATGAGGACCCACGAGGTCATACCCGCCGACGGCATAGAAACACTGAAAAAATTCGACGCCATATATCTGGGCGCGATCGGCCATCCCGACGTGAAACCGGGGATACTTGAAAAAGGCCTTCTTCTGAAAATGAGATACGATCTTGAGCAGTACATAAACCACAGGCCCGTCAAGCTCTATCCCGGAGTGTGGACGCCGATCAAGGACAAGGGCCCGGATGATATAGACTATGTTGTAGTGAGGGAAAACAACGAGGGCCTTTATAAGGGCCTTGGCGAATTCAAGAACAAGGGCACTAAGGACGAGGTGGCTCTTCAGACATCCTATAACACGAGGCGCGGCGTTGAGCGCTGCATAAGATACGCTTTTGAATTCACAAGAAAAAGGAACAAGAGAAAACAGCTCACGCTCTGTGGAAAGACAAATGTTCTCACCTACGCGTGGGATCTCTGGGAAAGGACTTTTTATGAGGTCGCCAAGGAGTTCCCGGACATAAAAACAGATTACACGCATGTTGACGCCACCTGTATGTGGATGGTGAAAAACCCGGAATGGTTTGACGTTATCGTCACGGACAACATGTTCGGCGATATAATCACCGATCTCGCGGCGATGACGCAGGGCGGAATGGGAATAGCCGCCGGCGGAAACATTAATCCGGAGGGCGTGTCCATGTTCGAGCCCATAGGCGGTTCCGCGCCCAAATACACGGGTAAAAATGTCATCAATCCACTGGCCGCTATATGTTCGCTCGGGATGCTGCTTTCAAACATCGGCGAAGAAGAAGCCGCGGTCGCCGTTGAAAAAGCGGTGATGACGGCCACGGCCGGAAAAATCAAATCCATGTCGGCAGGCAAAATGGGCATGGGCACGACGGAAGTCGGCGATTACGTAGCAAGCCTTATCTGAGCGCCGCGGCCCTTTGTTTGACAAAAACGCACAATTGTGAGACAATGATGTACATAAAGATGTACGTTTTAAGGGAGGTATGATATGACGACACTCACAGCCACGGATGCCCGCCGCGAGTTTTTTGATATTATCAACGGCGCGGCAAAAAGCCACAAAATATACAGGATCAGTCACCGCAAGGGCGCGACGGTGCTTATGTCCGAAGACGACTACGAAAGCCTGATAGAATCGCTGGAGCTTCTTTCTATTCCCGGCTTCAGGGCGAGTATGAAAAAGTCTGTTCGCCAAATGAAAAAAGGCGAGACATTTTCCTTTGAAGAGGTGTTAGGGAAAAAAAAGTGACGTCGTATAAAATCCGCTTTACCAAAGAAGCGGTTAAGGATGTTAAGAAACTGACGCCGAGGTTGAAACAAAAACTTAAAACCCTGCTCCTGGATGAGGTGGCGGCTTCTCCTTATTCGGGCAAGAAATTGATCGGCGATCTGGAAGGATTCTATTCACTGCGCCTCACTTATAAAGACCGTATCATCTATTCGGTCGATTCGAAAAGCCGCACGGTGTTCATCCACAAAACGCGAACCCATTATGGCGACTGACATAAGAAAAAGGGGACGGAAAAAGAGGATGCGCTTAATATTTTCAAAGGGATGTAATAATATGCGTAATAAAATAATGAAGTTGGCGGGGTTGGGTTGGATGGTTTTGGCGGTATCGTATGTTAACGCATTAAATATAGAACA
It encodes the following:
- a CDS encoding 3-isopropylmalate dehydrogenase, giving the protein MKKHKIAVIGGDGTGPEVVAEGLKVLKAASKKFGFEYETTMLDWGGERYMRTHEVIPADGIETLKKFDAIYLGAIGHPDVKPGILEKGLLLKMRYDLEQYINHRPVKLYPGVWTPIKDKGPDDIDYVVVRENNEGLYKGLGEFKNKGTKDEVALQTSYNTRRGVERCIRYAFEFTRKRNKRKQLTLCGKTNVLTYAWDLWERTFYEVAKEFPDIKTDYTHVDATCMWMVKNPEWFDVIVTDNMFGDIITDLAAMTQGGMGIAAGGNINPEGVSMFEPIGGSAPKYTGKNVINPLAAICSLGMLLSNIGEEEAAVAVEKAVMTATAGKIKSMSAGKMGMGTTEVGDYVASLI
- a CDS encoding type II toxin-antitoxin system Phd/YefM family antitoxin, whose amino-acid sequence is MTTLTATDARREFFDIINGAAKSHKIYRISHRKGATVLMSEDDYESLIESLELLSIPGFRASMKKSVRQMKKGETFSFEEVLGKKK
- a CDS encoding type II toxin-antitoxin system mRNA interferase toxin, RelE/StbE family, encoding MTSYKIRFTKEAVKDVKKLTPRLKQKLKTLLLDEVAASPYSGKKLIGDLEGFYSLRLTYKDRIIYSVDSKSRTVFIHKTRTHYGD